A single genomic interval of Lucilia cuprina isolate Lc7/37 chromosome 2, ASM2204524v1, whole genome shotgun sequence harbors:
- the LOC111691014 gene encoding protein fuzzy homolog isoform X1, producing the protein MSIHLICLTTNGGLPILTRKKGNCENLPFSTIASLNGLHMFFKSLGVSLYTTYASNWTYVWQDFFNTITVIVCSCGISSFTAELLPELIFGAFSLFISKDEMSHPSLLEKLKKESKNYLRLIDGILDTCVSQFLGFSNCLLSTENAQMLQFLNEEFSTQCGSLFCSLVVGHKIAVATEGWWDLDIIDRQLLLLFLQTSSSLQNDVVVYLPKKSPNVAYRFVTLSISANSALCVICGAEPTLRSLHEISENTFRGESNLIHSMERSIPGGLPEHIGLDSGIVAVIIANIMTRKCVFSSNIHHSASTTRYLGDFHNMDVLKTFFDDSFSNALYFKSNTTTNNICELSSQYWSLDTHKCISHFDLNNNIVCLLFISSIPMHTMKYIGEQVFNQIIQDKSLCW; encoded by the exons atgtCTATACATTTGATTTGTTTGACCACAAATGGAGGATTGCCAATTTTAACTCGTAAAAAAGGTAATTGTGAGAAt tTACCATTTTCTACGATTGCTTCTTTGAATGGATTGCATATGTTCTTCAAATCTTTGGGAGTTTCATTGTACACTACTTATGCTAGTAACTGGACTTATGTGTGGCAGGATTTCTTCAATACAATTACAGTTATCGTTTGTTCCTGTGGCATCAGTAGTTTTACGGCTGAATTGTTGCCTGAACTTATTTTTGGTGCCTTTTCATTATTTATCAGCAAAGATGAGATGTCCCATCcatcccttttagaaaaactgaAGAAGGAATCTAAAAATTACCTACGTCTTATTGACGGTATACTAGATACGTGTGTAAGTCAGTTTTTAGGATTTTCAAATTGCTTGCTTTCTACCGAAAATGCTCAGATGTTACAATTCTTGAATGAAGAGTTTAGCACACAGTGCGGCTCATTGTTTTGTTCTCTCGTTGTTGGCCATAAAATAGCTGTGGCAACCGAGGGCTGGTGGGACTTAGATATTATCGATAGACAGCTGTTGCTTTTATTTCTACAAACTTCGAGTTCTTTACAAAATGATGTCGTTGTTTACTTGCCGAAAAAAAGTCCTAAT GTGGCATACCGTTTCGTTACACTGTCTATATCAGCAAACAGTGCTTTATGTGTAATTTGTGGTGCTGAGCCTACATTACGCAGCTTACATGAGATTTCAGAAAACACTTTTCGTGGAGAATCAAACCTAATACATAGCATGGAAAGATCAATACCAGGAGGTTTGCCAGAACATATTGGATTGGATTCAGGCATTGTAGCTGTTATTATTGCCAATATAATGACACGCAAATGTGTATTTTCATCAAATATACATCACAGTGCATCTACAACACGTTATCTCGGAGATTTTCATAATATGGATGTATTAAAAACCTTTTTTGATGATTCCTTTTCGAACGCCTTGTATTTTAAgagcaacacaacaacaaataatatttgCGAATTAAGCAGTCAATATTGGTCATTGGATACTCATAAGTGTATATcacattttgatttaaataataacatagtttgtttattatttatttcatctATACCAATGCACACTATGAA gTATATTGGAGAACAAGTATTTAACCAAATAATTCAGGACAAAAGCCTTTGTTGGTAA
- the LOC111691014 gene encoding protein fuzzy homolog isoform X2 → MFFKSLGVSLYTTYASNWTYVWQDFFNTITVIVCSCGISSFTAELLPELIFGAFSLFISKDEMSHPSLLEKLKKESKNYLRLIDGILDTCVSQFLGFSNCLLSTENAQMLQFLNEEFSTQCGSLFCSLVVGHKIAVATEGWWDLDIIDRQLLLLFLQTSSSLQNDVVVYLPKKSPNVAYRFVTLSISANSALCVICGAEPTLRSLHEISENTFRGESNLIHSMERSIPGGLPEHIGLDSGIVAVIIANIMTRKCVFSSNIHHSASTTRYLGDFHNMDVLKTFFDDSFSNALYFKSNTTTNNICELSSQYWSLDTHKCISHFDLNNNIVCLLFISSIPMHTMKYIGEQVFNQIIQDKSLCW, encoded by the exons ATGTTCTTCAAATCTTTGGGAGTTTCATTGTACACTACTTATGCTAGTAACTGGACTTATGTGTGGCAGGATTTCTTCAATACAATTACAGTTATCGTTTGTTCCTGTGGCATCAGTAGTTTTACGGCTGAATTGTTGCCTGAACTTATTTTTGGTGCCTTTTCATTATTTATCAGCAAAGATGAGATGTCCCATCcatcccttttagaaaaactgaAGAAGGAATCTAAAAATTACCTACGTCTTATTGACGGTATACTAGATACGTGTGTAAGTCAGTTTTTAGGATTTTCAAATTGCTTGCTTTCTACCGAAAATGCTCAGATGTTACAATTCTTGAATGAAGAGTTTAGCACACAGTGCGGCTCATTGTTTTGTTCTCTCGTTGTTGGCCATAAAATAGCTGTGGCAACCGAGGGCTGGTGGGACTTAGATATTATCGATAGACAGCTGTTGCTTTTATTTCTACAAACTTCGAGTTCTTTACAAAATGATGTCGTTGTTTACTTGCCGAAAAAAAGTCCTAAT GTGGCATACCGTTTCGTTACACTGTCTATATCAGCAAACAGTGCTTTATGTGTAATTTGTGGTGCTGAGCCTACATTACGCAGCTTACATGAGATTTCAGAAAACACTTTTCGTGGAGAATCAAACCTAATACATAGCATGGAAAGATCAATACCAGGAGGTTTGCCAGAACATATTGGATTGGATTCAGGCATTGTAGCTGTTATTATTGCCAATATAATGACACGCAAATGTGTATTTTCATCAAATATACATCACAGTGCATCTACAACACGTTATCTCGGAGATTTTCATAATATGGATGTATTAAAAACCTTTTTTGATGATTCCTTTTCGAACGCCTTGTATTTTAAgagcaacacaacaacaaataatatttgCGAATTAAGCAGTCAATATTGGTCATTGGATACTCATAAGTGTATATcacattttgatttaaataataacatagtttgtttattatttatttcatctATACCAATGCACACTATGAA gTATATTGGAGAACAAGTATTTAACCAAATAATTCAGGACAAAAGCCTTTGTTGGTAA